One part of the Hydrogenobacter sp. T-2 genome encodes these proteins:
- a CDS encoding peroxiredoxin — MEQVVSMPRIGDQAPAFEAQTTMGPIKFPEDFQGQWVVFFSHPADFTPVCTTEFMGFARLHQEFQKRNVQLLGLSIDSNFSHIAWVMNIKEKMGVDIPFPIVADADGKVARLYGMLHPGESSTATVRAVFVVDPNGKIRAIIYYPLSAGRNMREILRLIDALQTADKHGVATPADWVPAPQTWEFTEENTKVIVPPPTTYEDAIKRLKDGYECADWYFCKKKLG, encoded by the coding sequence ATGGAACAAGTAGTCAGCATGCCAAGGATAGGAGACCAGGCTCCAGCCTTTGAAGCCCAAACCACTATGGGTCCTATCAAGTTCCCTGAAGACTTTCAGGGTCAGTGGGTGGTCTTCTTCTCACACCCAGCAGACTTTACGCCAGTTTGCACCACAGAATTTATGGGCTTTGCCAGACTCCACCAAGAGTTCCAGAAGAGAAATGTCCAGCTCCTCGGACTAAGCATTGATAGCAACTTCTCTCACATCGCTTGGGTAATGAATATTAAGGAAAAGATGGGTGTGGACATACCCTTCCCCATAGTGGCAGACGCAGACGGCAAAGTGGCAAGGCTCTACGGCATGCTTCATCCCGGAGAGAGCTCAACTGCCACTGTGAGAGCTGTGTTTGTGGTAGACCCTAACGGAAAGATAAGAGCCATAATCTATTACCCACTATCCGCAGGTAGGAACATGAGGGAGATACTCAGGCTAATAGATGCTCTCCAAACTGCAGACAAGCATGGAGTGGCAACACCAGCAGACTGGGTTCCCGCGCCTCAAACTTGGGAGTTCACTGAAGAAAACACCAAGGTGATAGTGCCTCCACCTACCACGTACGAAGATGCGATAAAGAGACTGAAGGATGGTTATGAGTGCGCGGATTGGTATTTCTGCAAGAAGAAGTTGGGGTAA
- a CDS encoding valine--tRNA ligase: MKDIGQYNHKAIESEHSKRWVEKALYSVEDPSPQNKFSVVIPPPNVTGSLHMGHALNATLQDIVCRWQRMLGKDVVWVPGFDHAGIATQYVVDKQLQEKNIDRLHLGREEFLKRVWEWVPISRNAIRKQLEKLGVSVDWKRERFTLDEGFSRAVRHAFRRLYEEGLIYRAEYMVSWCPKDLTALSDLEVEHEEEEGKLYYIRYPLEDGSGYITVATTRPETMLGDTAVAVHPQDERYKNLVGKRVRLPLVDWKRIAMDGSEVENLIPIIADERVKPEFGTGAVKITPAHDPLDFEIGKSYGLAFVQVMDQFANMNQNAGRFAGLDRYSARKRIVQELEELGLLEKVENHRHAVGKCYRCKTVLEPTVSKQWFLKVSDPRIREKAIEVVKEGLVNFIPENWKKIYLQWMENLKDWCISRQIWWGHRIPVWYCEDCGHENLFTDEDFDRVYDKLIFNLIADGKIRGEFTPEEVANILHSPSFVHPELTVLDFYKKFAFHKYHSTEVDANSLRLFFTQDLNPMAILTEKKSRYRYESKKKTYRFVLRCKKCGSENLRQETDVLDTWFSSALWPFGVFGWPEDTKDLKALYPTDPLVTGFDIIFFWVARMVMMGTYFMEDIPFKDVYIHALIRDEKGQKMSKTKGNVIDPLDIVEKYGADALRFTLAILTQQGRDIRLSEKRFEGYKHFANKLWNAGRFILMNLEPDLLTKLPYCAPPRSEDLWIITKLNRTVEMVNKALSEYEFSEASRELYEFIWSEFCDWYIEFSKLRLYAKPEENVSEEERKAQEEAINKEKITVQATLLNVFEKTLRLLHPFMPFITEELWLELPTAHRESISLTEYPQHNPSEIYEEAESKVERLKEIISAIRSLRSDLRIEPSRKIRLYYKAGESKELVQEFMLHILSLARLESLEEVQTEPPNCVAGFSRDFEFYLPVEEGVKVQELINSYSKRLSEIEKSLQSFQQKLSNENFLSRAPEEEINKAKEALEELQEEKQKVESLLSLLNRLV, encoded by the coding sequence ATGAAGGACATAGGGCAGTATAACCATAAGGCAATAGAGTCCGAGCACTCAAAGAGGTGGGTAGAGAAGGCTCTTTATTCTGTAGAAGACCCATCTCCTCAAAACAAGTTTTCTGTTGTTATACCTCCACCTAATGTGACAGGTTCTTTGCATATGGGACATGCTCTAAATGCCACCTTGCAGGATATAGTTTGCAGATGGCAGAGGATGCTTGGTAAGGATGTGGTTTGGGTGCCAGGCTTTGACCATGCGGGTATTGCAACCCAGTATGTAGTGGACAAACAGCTACAGGAAAAGAACATAGACAGGCTACATTTGGGTAGAGAAGAATTTCTCAAAAGAGTCTGGGAATGGGTTCCTATATCAAGAAACGCCATAAGGAAGCAACTTGAAAAACTTGGTGTCAGTGTAGATTGGAAGAGGGAGAGGTTTACCCTTGACGAAGGCTTTTCAAGGGCGGTCAGGCACGCCTTTAGAAGGCTATACGAAGAGGGCCTTATATACCGTGCGGAGTATATGGTAAGCTGGTGTCCAAAAGACCTTACCGCCCTTTCTGACCTTGAGGTGGAACACGAAGAAGAAGAGGGAAAGCTCTACTACATACGCTACCCTCTTGAGGACGGCTCAGGCTACATAACCGTTGCTACCACAAGACCAGAAACCATGCTCGGAGACACTGCGGTTGCGGTCCATCCTCAAGACGAAAGGTATAAGAACCTTGTAGGTAAGAGGGTTAGACTTCCCCTTGTGGATTGGAAAAGGATAGCTATGGATGGCTCAGAGGTGGAAAACCTTATCCCCATTATAGCGGACGAAAGGGTAAAGCCTGAGTTTGGAACGGGAGCGGTAAAGATAACTCCCGCACATGACCCTCTGGACTTTGAAATAGGAAAGTCTTACGGTCTTGCCTTCGTGCAGGTAATGGACCAGTTTGCCAATATGAACCAGAACGCAGGCAGGTTTGCAGGACTTGACAGGTATAGTGCGAGGAAAAGGATAGTGCAAGAGCTTGAAGAACTTGGACTTCTTGAAAAGGTAGAAAACCATAGGCATGCGGTTGGTAAATGCTATCGCTGTAAGACTGTTCTTGAGCCAACTGTCTCAAAACAATGGTTTCTAAAAGTCTCAGACCCACGCATAAGAGAGAAAGCCATAGAGGTAGTTAAAGAAGGTCTTGTAAATTTTATACCAGAGAACTGGAAAAAGATATACCTACAATGGATGGAAAACCTCAAAGACTGGTGCATATCTCGTCAGATATGGTGGGGGCATAGAATACCTGTTTGGTATTGTGAGGACTGCGGACACGAAAACCTGTTTACTGATGAAGACTTTGATAGAGTATATGACAAGCTCATCTTTAACCTCATAGCGGATGGCAAAATAAGAGGGGAGTTTACTCCAGAGGAGGTAGCCAATATACTTCATTCTCCCTCCTTTGTCCATCCAGAGCTAACTGTGTTGGACTTTTACAAGAAGTTTGCCTTTCATAAGTATCACTCTACAGAAGTGGACGCTAATTCTCTTAGGCTTTTTTTCACTCAAGACCTAAACCCCATGGCTATTCTCACAGAAAAGAAGAGCAGATACAGGTATGAAAGTAAGAAAAAGACCTATAGGTTTGTTTTGCGTTGTAAAAAGTGCGGTTCTGAAAATCTAAGGCAAGAAACAGACGTGCTTGATACATGGTTTTCCTCTGCCCTTTGGCCCTTTGGAGTTTTTGGCTGGCCAGAAGATACAAAGGACCTCAAAGCCCTATACCCCACAGACCCATTAGTAACAGGCTTTGACATTATCTTTTTCTGGGTTGCCCGTATGGTTATGATGGGGACTTACTTTATGGAGGATATTCCTTTTAAGGATGTATACATACATGCTCTTATAAGAGACGAAAAGGGACAGAAAATGTCCAAGACCAAGGGTAATGTGATAGACCCTCTTGATATTGTGGAGAAGTATGGAGCGGACGCACTGCGTTTTACCTTGGCTATTCTTACACAGCAGGGAAGGGATATAAGGCTCTCTGAAAAGCGTTTTGAAGGTTATAAGCACTTTGCCAACAAGCTGTGGAACGCAGGCAGGTTTATACTTATGAACCTTGAACCAGACCTACTTACAAAGCTACCTTACTGTGCGCCACCAAGAAGTGAAGACTTATGGATAATCACAAAGCTAAACAGAACCGTAGAAATGGTAAACAAAGCCCTTTCAGAATACGAATTCTCAGAAGCCTCAAGGGAGCTATATGAGTTTATATGGAGTGAGTTTTGTGATTGGTATATAGAGTTCTCAAAGCTCAGGCTATACGCCAAACCAGAGGAGAATGTGTCAGAAGAAGAGAGAAAGGCACAAGAAGAAGCCATAAACAAAGAAAAAATAACCGTTCAGGCAACCTTACTTAATGTCTTTGAAAAAACCCTTAGGCTTTTGCATCCCTTTATGCCCTTCATAACAGAGGAGCTATGGCTTGAGCTTCCCACAGCCCACAGAGAAAGCATATCTCTTACAGAATATCCTCAACATAATCCCTCAGAGATTTACGAAGAGGCGGAAAGCAAGGTGGAAAGGCTAAAGGAAATTATCTCCGCCATACGCTCCCTCAGAAGCGACCTAAGAATTGAGCCCTCAAGGAAGATAAGGCTTTACTACAAGGCAGGAGAAAGCAAGGAGCTTGTGCAGGAGTTTATGCTTCACATTTTGAGCCTTGCAAGGTTGGAGAGCCTTGAGGAGGTGCAAACAGAACCACCCAACTGTGTAGCAGGCTTTTCAAGAGATTTTGAGTTTTATCTACCTGTAGAAGAGGGTGTAAAGGTTCAAGAGCTGATAAACTCCTACTCAAAAAGGCTTTCGGAAATAGAGAAGTCTTTGCAGAGCTTCCAGCAAAAGCTAAGCAACGAAAACTTCTTAAGTAGAGCTCCAGAAGAAGAGATTAACAAAGCCAAAGAAGCCCTTGAAGAGCTCCAAGAAGAAAAGCAGAAGGTGGAGAGCTTGCTTTCTCTTCTGAATCGTTTAGTGTGA
- a CDS encoding TlpA family protein disulfide reductase, with translation MFKYLAHILFLLLPFFLTSCSQETIPKIQVRTLEGKEVYLSDYKGQKILIYVWSRTCVGHSEHLKELNKLQEKKKDFLIISYAVAMEPEDVIKSYQELDIEPKFLTLVDTEVKFNDYFPITFLPSTYIFNEKGRFVSSHPSLYIP, from the coding sequence GTGTTTAAATACCTTGCCCATATCCTCTTTCTCCTCCTCCCTTTTTTTCTAACCTCCTGTTCTCAGGAGACTATACCTAAAATACAGGTAAGGACTCTTGAAGGTAAGGAGGTATATCTTTCGGACTACAAAGGGCAAAAAATCCTCATTTACGTGTGGAGTAGAACTTGTGTGGGACACAGCGAACATCTAAAGGAGCTAAACAAACTACAAGAAAAGAAGAAAGACTTTCTTATCATCTCCTATGCGGTAGCTATGGAGCCTGAGGATGTAATAAAAAGCTATCAAGAGTTAGATATAGAGCCAAAATTTCTCACTCTCGTGGACACGGAGGTGAAATTCAATGACTATTTTCCCATTACCTTTCTGCCGTCCACTTACATATTTAACGAAAAGGGTAGGTTTGTAAGTAGCCATCCCAGTCTATATATCCCATAA
- a CDS encoding transposase: MSLIFHRKRTTSRLFLSLKSALFFSNLLHLVSKDWERELEEILTFYKYPYETRRMLATVNFVESINSKIRKVIYGKRIFLTDEALLKVCYGVGMDLEEGKAFEGLGEDICSADNSF, from the coding sequence ATTTCTCTAATCTTTCACAGGAAGAGAACTACCTCTCGTTTATTTCTATCTTTAAAGAGTGCTTTATTCTTTTCCAACTTATTACACCTTGTCTCTAAGGACTGGGAAAGAGAGCTTGAAGAAATATTGACATTTTACAAATATCCCTATGAGACAAGGAGGATGTTGGCGACGGTGAACTTTGTGGAGAGTATAAACAGCAAGATAAGGAAGGTGATATATGGCAAGAGGATATTTCTGACGGATGAGGCGTTGTTGAAGGTGTGTTATGGAGTAGGTATGGACTTAGAGGAGGGTAAAGCCTTTGAGGGATTGGGAGAGGATATATGCTCAGCTGATAATTCTTTTTGA